Proteins encoded by one window of Manihot esculenta cultivar AM560-2 chromosome 10, M.esculenta_v8, whole genome shotgun sequence:
- the LOC110608020 gene encoding uncharacterized protein LOC110608020, producing MDPVAATLAAAFIGAVPVAAALIYKLGRDASTPIIRKGSSIKNLHHNYEVLDKELQKLLALATDIDHGRVNSKEIKNTGTYKLWITRVWEIQAEVEALVNEYERIKEKFRREINGIAKGKLSKKMVNKHQEVRQHIEEGKFLIANL from the coding sequence ATGGATCCAGTTGCTGCTACTTTAGCCGCTGCATTCATCGGTGCAGTGCCGGTGGCTGCTGCTTTGATTTACAAACTGGGGAGAGATGCATCAACCCCTATTATCCGAAAAGGCTCTTCCATAAAGAACCTTCATCATAACTATGAAGTGCTGGACAAGGAATTACAGAAACTCCTTGCTCTTGCAACTGATATTGATCACGGCCGTGTCAATAGTAAGGAAATAAAAAACACTGGCACTTATAAGCTATGGATAACAAGGGTATGGGAGATTCAAGCAGAGGTGGAAGCTTTGGTTAATGAGTATGAAAGGATTAAAGAGAAGTTTAGAAGGGAAATtaatggtattgctaaaggaaAACTTAGCAAAAAAATGGTGAACAAGCACCAGGAAGTTAGGCAACATATAGAAGAAGGAAAGTTTCTTATTGCAAACTTGTGA